From Mus musculus strain C57BL/6J chromosome 8, GRCm38.p6 C57BL/6J, a single genomic window includes:
- the Nfatc3 gene encoding nuclear factor of activated T-cells, cytoplasmic 3 isoform 1 (isoform 1 is encoded by transcript variant 1) produces the protein MTTANCGAHDELDFKLVFGEDGAPAPVSQVSRPADLEPDDCASIYIFNVDPPPSTLNSSLGLPHHGLLQSHSSVLSPSFQLQGYKNYEGTGDISESKYSPLGGPKPFECPSIQITSISPNCHQGTDAHEDDLHINDPEREYLERPSRDHLYLPLEPSYRESSLSPSPASSISSRSWFSDASSCESLSHIYDDVDSELNEAAARFTLGSPLTSPGGSPGGCPGEESWHQQYGSGHSLSPRQSPCHSPRSSITDENWLSPRPASGPSSRPTSPCGKRRHSSAEVCYAGSLSPHHSPVPSPGHSPRGSVTEDTWLTAPVHTGSGLSPAPFPFQYCVETDIPLKTRKTSEDQAAILPGKLEICSDDQGNLSPSRETSVDDGLGSQYPLKKDSSGDQFLSVPSPFTWSKPKPGHTPIFRTSSLPPLDWPLPTHFGQCELKIEVQPKTHHRAHYETEGSRGAVKASTGGHPVVKLLGYSEKPINLQMFIGTADDRYLRPHAFYQVHRITGKTVATASQEIIIASTKVLEIPLLPENNMSASIDCAGILKLRNSDIELRKGETDIGRKNTRVRLVFRVHIPQPSGKVLSLQIASIPVECSQRSAQELPHIEKYSINSCSVNGGHEMIVTGSNFLPESKIIFLEKGQDGRPHWEAEGKIIREKCQGAHIVLEVPPYHNPAVTSAVQVHFYLCNGKRKKSQSQRFTYTPVLMKQEQREDTDLPSVPSLPVPHSAQAQRPSSETGHPHDRAMSAPGSLLCQVQPAYTSMVASTHLPQLQCRDEGAGKEQHIATSSVMHQPFQVTPTSPIGSSYQSIQTSMYNGPTCLPVNPASSQEFDPVLFQQDAALSSLVNLGCQPLSPIPFHSSNSDATGHLLAHSPHSVQTPPHLQSMGYHCSNAGQTALSSPVADQITGQPSSHLQPITYCPSHPGSATAASPAASHPLASSPISGPSSPQLQPMPYQSPSSGTASSPSPTTRMHSGQHSTQAQSTGQGGLSVPSSLVCHSLCDPASFPPGGATVSIKPEPEDQEPNFATIGLQDITLDDVNEIIGRDMSQISVSQATEVMRDTPLPGPASPDLMTSHSAQ, from the exons atcTTGAACCAGATGATTGTGCATCCATTTACATCTTTAATGTAGATCCACCTCCATCTACTTTAAACTCATCCCTTGGCTTACCACATCATGGACTGCTGCAGTCTCACTCTTCTGTTTTGTCACCATCATTTCAGCTCCAAGGTTACAAAAATTATGAAGGAACTGGTGATATTTCTGAATCTAAATATAGTCCATTAGGTGGTCCTAAACCCTTTGAGTGCCCAAGTATTCAAATCACATCCATTTCTCCTAACTGTCATCAAGGAACAGATGCTCATGAAGATGACCTACATATAAATGACCCAGAAAGGGAATATTTGGAAAGGCCTTCTAGAGATCATCTCTATCTTCCACTTGAGCCATCCTACCGGGAATCTTCCCTCAGTCCTAGTCCTGCCAGCAGCATTTCTTCTAGGAGCTGGTTCTCAGATGCATCTTCTTGTGAATCTCTCTCCCACATTTATGATGATGTGGACTCAGAGTTGAATGAAGCTGCTGCACGATTCACTCTTGGTTCACCTCTGACTTCTCCAGGTGGCTCTCCAGGAGGTTGCCCTGGAGAAGAGTCCTGGCATCAACAGTATGGATCTGGACACTCCTTGTCACCTAGGCAATCTCCTTGCCACTCTCCTAGATCTAGTATCACTGATGAGAATTGGCTGAGCCCCAGACCAGCCTCAGGACCCTCATCAAGGCCCACTTCTCCCTGTGGTAAACGACGGCACTCCAGTGCTGAAGTATGTTATGCTGGTTCCCTTTCACCCCATCACTCGCCTGTTCCATCCCCTGGTCACTCTCCTAGAGGAAGTGTAACAGAAGATACCTGGCTCACTGCTCCTGTCCACACTGGATCAGGCCTCAGCCCTGCACCGTTTCCATTTCAGTACTGTGTAGAGACTGACATCCCTTTGAAAACAAGGAAGACTTCTGAAGATCAAGCTGCCATACTACCAGGAAAATTAGAGATCTGTTCAGATGATCAAGGGAACTTATCCCCTTCCCGGGAGACATCAGTAGATGATGGCCTTGGATCTCAGTATCCTTTAAAGAAAGATTCATCTGGTGACCAATTTCTTTCAGTTCCTTCACCCTTTACCTGGAGCAAACCAAAGCCTGGCCACACCCCTATATTTCG CACATCTTCATTACCTCCATTAGACTGGCCTTTACCAACTCACTTTGGACAATGTGAATTGAAAATAGAAGTGCAACCTAAAACTCACCATAGAGCCCATTATGAAACTGAAGGTAGCCGAGGGGCAGTGAAAGCCTCTACTGGTGGCCATCCTGTTGTGAAG cTCCTGGGCTATAGTGAAAAGCCAATAAATCTACAGATGTTTATTGGAACAGCCGATGATAGATATTTACGACCTCATGCATTTTACCAGGTGCATCGGATTACTGGAAAGACAGTTGCTACTGCAAGTCAAGAGATAATAATCGCCAGCACAAAAGTTCTGGAAATCCCACTTCTACCTGAAAATAATATGTCAGCGAG tattgACTGTGCAGGTATTTTAAAGCTCCGCAACTCAGATATAGAACTTCGAAAAGGAGAAACTGATATTGGCAGAAAAAATACTAGAGTCCGACTTGTATTTCGTGTGCACATCCCACAGCCCAGTGGAAAAGTTCTTTCTCTACAGATAGCATCTATTCCTGTTGAGTGCT CTCAGCGATCTGCTCAAGAACTCCCTCATATTGAGAAGTACAGTATCAACAGTTGCTCTGTCAATGGAGGCCACGAAATGATTGTGACTGGATCTAATTTTCTTCCAGAAtccaaaataatttttcttgAAAAAGGACAag atgGAAGACCTCATTGGGAGGCTGAAGGAAAAATAATCAGAGAAAAATGTCAAGGG GCTCACATTGTCCTTGAAGTTCCTCCCTATCATAACCCAGCAGTTACATCTGCCGTGCAGGTGCACTTTTATCTTTGCAATGGCAAGAGGAAAAAAAGCCAGTCTCAACGTTTTACTTACACACCAG TTTTGATGAAGCAAGAACAAAGAGAAGACACAGATTTGCCTTCAGTTCCATCTTTGCCTGTGCCTCATTCTGCCCAGGCCCAGAGGCCCTCCTCAGAGACAGGGCACCCCCATGACCGTGCGATGTCAGCACCGGGAAGCCTGCTTTGTCAAGTGCAGCCAGCATATACATCTATGGTAGCCTCCACCCATTTGCCACAGTTGCAGTGTAGGGATGAAGGTGCTGGTAAAGAGCAGCACATAGCAACATCTTCAGTCATGCACCAGCCTTTCCAAGTTACACCAACATCTCCTATAGGGTCTTCCTATCAGTCTATACAAACTAGTATGTATAACGGTCCAACCTGTCTTCCTGTGAATCCTGCCTCTAGTCAAGAATTTGACCCAGTTTTGTTTCAGCAAGATGCAGCTCTTTCTAGTTTAGTAAATCTTGGCTGTCAACCACTGTCACCAATACCATTTCATTCTTCAAATTCAGATGCGACAGGACATCTCTTAGCACATTCACCTCATTCTGTGCAAACCCCACCTCATCTGCAGTCAATGGGATACCATTGTTCAAATGCAGGACAAACAGCTCTTTCTTCTCCAGTGGCAGACCAGATCACAGGTCAGCCTTCTTCTCATTTACAGCCTATTACATATTGTCCTTCACACCCAGGATCTGCTACAGCAGCTTCCCCAGCAGCCTCTCATCCTCTGGCTAGTTCACCGATTTCTGGGCCATCATCCCCTCAGCTGCAGCCTATGCCTTATCAATCTCCTAGCTCAGGAACTGCCTCATCACCATCTCCAACTACCAGAATGCATTCTGGACAGCACTCAACTCAAGCACAAAGTACAGGCCAAGGAGGCCTTTCTGTTCCTTCATCCTTAGTATGTCACAGTTTGTGTGACCCAGCGTCATTTCCGCCTGGTGGTGCAACTGTGAGCATTAAACCTGAACCTGAAGATCAAGAACCTAACTTTGCAACCATTGGTCTACAGGATATCACCTTAGATGATG